In Spodoptera frugiperda isolate SF20-4 chromosome 4, AGI-APGP_CSIRO_Sfru_2.0, whole genome shotgun sequence, a single window of DNA contains:
- the LOC118272762 gene encoding pyrimidodiazepine synthase produces MSEKHLQTGDALPPYGGKLRLFAMRFCPYAERTVLVMNAKNLQYDTVFVNLDHKPEWLLNYSPKGTVPALEYEEGKGIFDSNIINVYLDEKYPDVPLQSTDPLRRAEDKIIVELFSGVQSAFYTAAYNSHALQANMVETYHKGLVALQDTLRARGTKFLHGATPGLVDFTLFPFLERFEALPLVGKSEFELVKSKYELLVNYIEAMKIVPAVKLYYLSPETHAKFIESRNKGDANYNMLDTSGVCCMRPRKKKE; encoded by the exons ATGTCTGAGAAGCATTTACAAACCG gTGATGCCCTGCCTCCGTATGGTGGAAAACTCCGCCTGTTCGCTATGAGGTTCTGTCCTTATGCTGAGAGGACTGTACTAGTGATGAACGCTAAGAATTTACAGTATGATACAGTTTTCGTGAATTTGGATCACAAACCGGAATGGCTTCTCAACTACAGCCCTAAAG GAACCGTACCAGCCCTAGAGTATGAGGAGGGTAAAGGAATCTTCGACAGCAACATCATCAATGTGTACTTGGATGAGAAGTACCCAGATGTACCACTGCAGTCAACTGACCCACTGCGCAGGGCTGAAGACAAAATTATTGTGGAATTGTTTTCTGGA GTTCAGTCAGCATTCTACACTGCTGCATACAATTCACATGCTCTGCAGGCCAACATGGTAGAGACCTACCACAAGGGTCTGGTAGCTCTGCAAGACACACTAAGGGCGCGTGGCACCAAGTTCTTACATGGAGCAACTCCTGGACTAGTAGACTTCACTCTATTCCCATTCTTGGAGCGCTTTGAAGCTTTGCCTCTGGTCGGCAAATCTGAATTCGAGCTGGTCAAGTCGAAATATGAACTACTG GTAAACTACATTGAAGCTATGAAGATCGTGCCAGCTGTGAAGCTGTACTACCTGTCTCCGGAGACTCACGCCAAGTTCATCGAGTCCCGCAACAAGGGCGATGCTAACTACAACATGCTGGACACCAGCGGAGTATGCTGCATGCGCCCCAGGAAGAAGAAGGAATAA
- the LOC118272618 gene encoding ATP-binding cassette subfamily C member 4 has protein sequence MESKVVLTEKNPHEKANVISKLFLTWSFSLFKKGYKQGLSISDLWQARSGDASGRLGDRLEEAWKIEQEEAKKKGAKPSFSKAIVRTFWFEYMMIGLVVGVLFMVVWPLIPFTLALFIEYFSKEKTPESYRQAHIYNFLMNLFSTLSALMLNHTNLAQGRIGMRIRIACCSLIYRKILKLNRAGLNNTEAGQVINLMSNDVNRFDLVTLFLNFIWITPIVVPVVCYLVWQHVGIATLAALAVVGVQTVLVQVYLSHLQGKLRGKIAKRTDQRVKVMSELVDGVQVIKMYAWEEPFEKLVHKLRKMEVGYVLKTSFVKGFTTALAVFTERFILFSAVATFVLIGGNIRAQITFSLVQYFNLMQMICNIFLPMGLAYLAETKVSIKRLEEFLLLEENEPEKITANMVLDSKSLLADGTEKEKKVQEKQRVTGLTISNVTASWTNDSVVDTLRNITINAAPGEFVGVAGGVGSGKSSLLQLILGELMPKSGTVNLGGAKVSYASQEPWLFVATVRENILFGLPYDRIRYKKVVRACALLRDFELLPHGDSTLVGERGISLSGGQRARIGLARACYRKADIYLLDDPLSAVDTHVGKHMVTECVMGLLEKSTRILVTHQLHHLKGADKVVILRHGEVEIQGSFDEVSRTPLFAELLQDEEEEEAAGEHVKMQRSISVRSQASSISPAEGIIGEDLIEQQVEIEEITGTGRVPGKVYSKYFSIGAGCCLLSSTVIAILFAQVITSVSDLWLTHWMNNVEAQYVANVPLFRVANDTIIPFNDTLVNATESAVTEGAITSTIGAITTAFLSNDTMETTEAILNATVFDTTIVAPAKINDRYYIYIWAAAIVGCIIATSGRAMMFLWVCMRSSIKLHNEMFRNILSATMRFFDTNPSGRILNRFSKDMGVVDEILPRMYLDTIQVFMVMMGILVMVAIVNPYMLMTTAVCAIVMYGLTVVYLSTAQAIKRVEGVSRSPVFSHVTATMSGLGTVRACEAQEMLKVQFDDKQDVHTAAWYLTLVTNTAFAIWLSLCCSAYVIVVAYTFLFLDDGNTKSGNVGLAISQGLILVNMVQYGVKQATEVISQMTSVERVMQFTSLPQEKTEGPKPPANWPQKARVVFKDLTLRYDKDADPVLKRLNVTIESGWKVGVVGRTGAGKSSLISALFRLAPIEGNVYIDDVETGKIALKELRSKIAIIPQEPVLFSASLRYNMDPFDKYSDIQIWEALEQVELKSSITSLSSPVASGGSNFSAGQRQLLCLARAALARNKLLVLDEATANVDPTTDAMIQKSIRRHFADCTVITVAHRLHTVADSDRVVVMEAGQIIECGHPHELLQDEEGPFTKMVKQLGSASEQSLRELASKAYSEHNIKNAMKA, from the exons GTGGAGTTTCAGTCTCTTTAAAAAAGGCTACAAGCAAGGTCTGTCGATCAGCGATTTGTGGCAAGCAAGGAGCGGAGATGCATCGGGACGCCTCGGTGACCGTCTCGAGGAGGCGTGGAAGATAGAACAAGAGGAGGCGAAGAAGAAAGGCGCTAAGCCTTCTTTCTCGAAAGCTATTGTTAGGACCTTCTGGTTCGAGTACATGATGATTGGTCTTGTAGTCGGTGTACTTTTCATGGTAGTCTG gCCACTAATTCCTTTCACTCTAGCATTATTCATAGAATACTTCTCAAAAGAGAAGACACCAGAATCCTACCGGCAAGCTCATATATACAACTTCTTGATGAACTTATTCAGTACGCTGTCAGCTCTCATGCTGAACCACACCAATTTGGCTCAAGGTCGAATCGGGATGAGGATACGAATAGCTTGTTGTTCCTTGATATACAGAAAG ATTTTGAAACTGAACCGCGCTGGATTGAACAATACTGAGGCTGGGCAAGTAATCAACTTGATGTCGAATGACGTCAATCGGTTCGACTTGGTGACGTTATTCCTGAACTTCATCTGGATCACTCCTATCGTGGTGCCGGTGGTCTGTTACCtcgtgtggcagcatgttggtatTGCAACCCTCGCTGCACTGGCGGTCGTGGGCGTCCAAACTGTTCTTGTGCAAG tatatTTGAGCCATCTCCAAGGAAAACTTCGCGGTAAAATAGCAAAACGTACGGATCAACGAGTGAAGGTGATGAGTGAGCTGGTCGATGGAGTTCAGGTCATCAAGATGTATGCTTGGGAGGAGCCTTTCGAGAAACTAGTCCACAAACTGCGAAA AATGGAAGTCGGCTACGTTCTGAAGACATCCTTCGTCAAAGGTTTCACCACCGCCCTAGCCGTGTTCACCGAGCGATTCATTCTCTTCTCTGCTGTCGCCACATTCGTCCTCATTGGAGGAAACATCAGAGCTCAAATTACCTTCTCTTTAGTCCAGTACTTCAACCTTATGCAGATGATTTGCAACATCTTTTTGCCTATGGGACTTGCGTACTTGGCTGAGACTAAAGTATCCATCAAACGATTGGAG GAATTCCTGCTACTCGAAGAAAATGAACCAGAAAAAATAACAGCCAACATGGTTCTTGATTCCAAATCCTTATTAGCTGATGGAACAGAGAAGGAGAAGAAGGTTCAGGAGAAACAAAGAGTGACTGGTCTGACCATTTCCAATGTGACTGCGAGCTGGACCAACGATTCCGTAGTGGATACACTGAGGAACATTACAATAAATGCCGCACCTGGAGAATTTGTCGGTGTTGCAGGAGGAGTTGGCTCTGGCAAG tCTTCGCTTTTGCAACTGATTCTTGGAGAGTTGATGCCTAAAAGTGGTACTGTCAATTTGGGTGGAGCTAAAGTATCGTATGCCAGCCAGGAGCCCTGGCTCTTCGTGGCTACTGTCAGGGAGAACATTCTCTTTGGTCTGCCATACGACCGGATTAGGTACAAGAAG GTGGTTAGAGCTTGTGCTCTGTTGAGGGACTTCGAACTGCTACCTCATGGAGACTCTACCCTGGTTGGAGAAAGGGGCATCAGTCTTAGTGGTGGGCAACGAGCGAGAATTGGACTGGCAAGAGCTTGTTATAGAAAA GCGGACATCTACCTCCTTGACGATCCACTGTCAGCCGTGGACACCCATGTAGGCAAGCACATGGTCACCGAATGTGTGATGGGTCTGCTAGAGAAATCCACTCGAATCCTGGTGACGCATCAGCTTCATCACCTCAAGGGCGCAGACAAAGTCGTTATCCTGAGACAT GGTGAAGTAGAAATCCAAGGTTCCTTCGATGAAGTATCTCGTACTCCACTATTTGCTGAACTATTACAAGACGAGGAAGAAGAAGAGGCTGCAGGCGAACACGTCAAGATGCAGAGAAGCATTTCTGTCAGG TCACAAGCTAGCAGCATCTCACCAGCAGAAGGCATCATTGGTGAAGATCTGATCGAACAACAAGTAGAAATAGAAGAAATTACAGGCACAG GTCGTGTCCCAGGAAAAGTGTATTCCAAATACTTCAGCATTGGAGCCGGTTGTTGCCTCTTGTCTTCCACAGTGATTGCTATCCTGTTCGCTCAAGTTATCACGTCGGTCAGCGACTTGTGGCTTACTCACTg GATGAACAACGTTGAAGCTCAATACGTAGCGAATGTGCCTCTGTTCCGAGTTGCCAACGACACCATAATCCCATTTAATGATACACTAGTGAACGCAACGGAATCTGCAGTGACTGAAGGAGCAATAACTAGTACTATTGGAGCTATCACTACAGCCTTCCTATCTAATGACACGATGGAAACAACTGAAGCTATCCTAAACGCTACTGTGTTTGATACTACTATTGTGGCTCCTGCTAAAATCAACGACCGCTACTACATCTATATTTGGGCCGCTGCTATTGTCGGGTGTATCATTGCCACTTCTGGAAG AGCCATGATGTTCCTGTGGGTGTGCATGCGCAGTTCCATCAAGCTTCACAATGAGATGTTCAGAAACATTCTGAGCGCCACCATGCGATTCTTCGACACCAACCCCTCTGGTCGTATCCTCAACAGGTTCTCTAAAGACATGGGAGTCGTTGATGAAATTCTGCCTAGAATGTACTTGGACACTATTCAG GTATTCATGGTGATGATGGGTATTCTCGTGATGGTTGCCATCGTGAACCCCTACATGTTGATGACGACTGCAGTCTGCGCTATCGTCATGTACGGCTTGACCGTCGTCTACCTCAGCACAGCACAGGCTATTAAACG aGTGGAAGGTGTGTCCCGTAGTCCAGTGTTCTCTCACGTGACGGCTACCATGTCTGGTCTAGGCACGGTGCGAGCGTGTGAAGCACAAGAAATGCTGAAGGTACAGTTTGATGACAAACAGGATGTGCATACAGCTGCATG GTACTTGACACTGGTCACTAACACAGCCTTCGCCATCTGGCTGAGTCTTTGCTGCAGCGCTTACGTTATTGTGGTCGCGTACACCTTCCTGTTCTTAGATGACG GTAACACCAAGTCCGGTAACGTAGGCCTTGCCATCAGTCAGGGTCTGATTCTCGTGAACATGGTCCAATACGGAGTCAAGCAAGCTACAGAAGTGATCTCACAGATGACGTCAGTGGAAAGAGTGATGCAGTTCACATCACTACCTCAGGAGAAAACTGAAGGACCCAAGCCACCAGCGAACTGGCCACAGAAAGCCCGCGTTGTGTTCAAAGACCTCACTCTTCGGTATGACAAGGACGCTGATCCAGTACTGAAGAGACTTAACGTTACTATCGAAAGTGGATGGAAG GTTGGAGTCGTTGGTCGTACTGGAGCTGGTAAATCTTCTCTAATCTCTGCTCTCTTCCGTCTGGCACCGATTGAAGGCAACGTCTACATTGACGATGTCGAGACTGGCAAAATCGCTCTTAAA GAATTGCGTTCAAAGATTGCTATCATTCCTCAAGAGCCAGTGCTGTTCTCTGCAAGTCTGCGGTACAACATGGATCCCTTCGACAAATACTCTGACATACAAATTTGGGAAGCTTTGGAACAG GTGGAATTGAAGAGCAGTATCACATCTCTGTCGTCTCCAGTAGCATCAGGAGGCTCCAACTTCAGCGCGGGACAGAGACAACTGTTGTGTTTGGCTCGAGCTGCTCTCGCACGCAACAAGCTCCTCGTTCTAGACGAGGCTACTGCCAACGTTGACCCTAC AACTGACGCCATGATCCAGAAGTCCATTCGCAGACACTTCGCGGATTGCACTGTGATTACCGTCGCACACAGATTGCACACTGTTGCTGACTCCGATAGAGTAGTG GTAATGGAAGCAGGTCAAATCATAGAGTGCGGTCATCCACACGAACTGCTCCAAGACGAGGAGGGTCCCTTCACAAAGATGGTGAAACAACTCGGCTCTGCTTCCGAACAGAGTTTGCGAGAACTAGCTAGCAAAGCATACTCCGAGCACAACATTAAGAATGCTATGAAAGCTTAA
- the LOC118272758 gene encoding pyrimidodiazepine synthase yields the protein MLSSTISAVVHLYSSLQGVQTIGRALGSLLPYSTMVGSNKINFNTPHLKTGDPLPPYTGKLRLYNMRYCPYAQRTVLALNAKNVDYEIVNIDLMDKPEWLTSKSAFGKVPALEIAENLTIYESLVTVEYLDDVYPQRPLLPKDPVKKAIDKIIVEAISPIHAVYFKLVRGPDTITEDNITAYYKNLTFIQQELQKRGTKFLDGDQPGYADYMIWPWFERLHVMDHDLAKLDKQKYKLLVEYIDNMFKDPVVAEYLLPKEALLHFQNQYKVGKKPDYDYLIQK from the exons ATGTTATCTTCTACTATAAGTGCCGTAGTGCATTTGTATTCCTCACTTCAAGGAGTACAGACGATTGGACGAGCTCTCGGCAGTTTATTACCTTACAGCACCATGGTTGGATCAAACAAGATTAACTTTAACACACCACATCTAAAAACAG GTGACCCCCTCCCCCCCTACACGGGCAAGCTCCGCCTGTACAACATGCGGTACTGCCCGTACGCACAGCGCACCGTCCTCGCCCTGAACGCGAAGAACGTCGACTATGAAATCGTAAACATCGATCTCATGGACAAACCTGAATGGCTCACCTCCAAGAGTGCCTTTG GAAAAGTACCAGCCCTAGAAATAGCAGAAAATCTAACAATTTACGAGAGTCTGGTGACCGTGGAGTATTTGGACGATGTGTACCCGCAGCGACCTCTCCTTCCTAAGGACCCAGTGAAGAAAGCCATTGACAAGATCATCGTTGAAGCTATATCACcg ATCCACGCCGTATACTTCAAACTGGTGAGAGGACCAGACACAATCACGGAGGACAACATCACCGCTTACTACAAGAACTTGACCTTCATCCAGCAAGAGTTGCAGAAGAGAGGCACCAAGTTCCTCGATGGAGACCAGCCTGGGTACGCAGACTACATGATCTGGCCCTGGTTCGAAAGGCTCCACGTCATGGACCATGATCTTGCGAAACtggacaaacaaaaatacaagttattG GTGGAGTACATCGACAATATGTTCAAAGACCCTGTTGTGGCTGAATACTTATTGCCAAAGGAAGCTTTACTACATTTCCAAAACCAATACAAGGTGGGAAAGAAACCTGATTACGACTATCTGATCCAAAAGTAA